The Paraburkholderia bonniea genome includes a window with the following:
- the trpB gene encoding tryptophan synthase subunit beta encodes MYNFPDEQGHFGQYGGRFVAETLVHALDELREAYEKCQQDPAFIAEYEYELKYFVGRPSPVYHARRWSETLGGAQLFLKREDLNHTGAHKINNVIGQALLAKRMGKSRVIAETGAGQHGVATATIAARFGMECVIYMGAEDVRRQAANVYRMKLLGATVVSVESGSRTLKDAMNEAMRDWVTNVESTFFIIGTVAGPHPYPMMVRDFQRVIGDECKVQMPELVGRQPDAVIACVGGGSNAIGIFYPYIDEQSVQLIGVEAAGDGLDTGRHAASLTRGRPGVLHGNRTYLLQDGDGQIIETHSVSAGLDYPGVGPEHAWLKDSGRAQYVCITDEEALKAFHDCCRIEGIIPALESSHALAYAAKLAATLPKDKYLLVNLSGRGDKDMHTVAERSGLAL; translated from the coding sequence ATGTACAACTTCCCCGATGAACAAGGCCATTTCGGCCAGTATGGCGGCCGGTTTGTGGCCGAAACGCTGGTTCACGCACTCGATGAGCTGCGCGAGGCTTACGAAAAATGCCAGCAAGATCCCGCCTTTATCGCCGAATATGAATACGAATTAAAGTATTTTGTCGGCCGTCCCTCCCCTGTTTATCATGCCCGGCGCTGGAGCGAGACGCTTGGTGGCGCGCAGCTGTTTCTAAAGCGCGAGGACCTGAACCACACGGGCGCGCACAAGATCAACAACGTGATCGGCCAGGCTTTGCTGGCAAAGCGCATGGGCAAATCGCGCGTCATCGCAGAAACTGGCGCAGGCCAGCACGGCGTGGCGACTGCCACGATTGCCGCGCGCTTTGGCATGGAATGCGTGATTTACATGGGCGCGGAAGATGTGCGACGCCAGGCGGCCAACGTCTACCGCATGAAGCTGCTGGGCGCGACCGTGGTTTCGGTCGAATCCGGTTCGCGCACGCTGAAAGATGCGATGAACGAAGCGATGCGCGACTGGGTGACCAACGTTGAAAGCACGTTTTTCATCATTGGCACGGTGGCTGGGCCGCATCCTTATCCGATGATGGTGCGCGACTTCCAGCGCGTGATTGGCGACGAATGCAAGGTGCAAATGCCCGAACTGGTGGGGCGTCAACCAGATGCCGTGATCGCTTGCGTTGGCGGTGGTTCGAACGCGATAGGGATTTTTTACCCGTATATCGACGAGCAATCGGTGCAATTGATTGGCGTTGAAGCAGCGGGCGATGGCCTTGATACCGGACGTCATGCCGCATCGCTCACCAGGGGCCGCCCTGGCGTGCTGCATGGCAATCGCACGTATTTGCTGCAAGACGGCGATGGCCAGATTATCGAAACCCATTCGGTTTCTGCCGGGCTGGATTATCCGGGTGTCGGGCCCGAACACGCGTGGCTCAAAGACAGCGGCCGGGCGCAATACGTCTGCATTACCGACGAAGAAGCGCTCAAGGCGTTCCACGACTGCTGCCGCATCGAGGGCATTATTCCTGCGCTCGAATCCAGCCACGCGTTGGCCTATGCCGCCAAACTTGCCGCCACGCTGCCTAAAGATAAGTACCTGCTGGTCAATCTTTCGGGCCGGGGCGACAAGGACATGCATACGGTGGCCGAGCGATCGGGCCTGGCGCTCTGA
- the purF gene encoding amidophosphoribosyltransferase, producing the protein MCGIVGVVSHSPVNQLIYDSLLLLQHRGQDAAGIATADGSNFHMHKANGMVRDVFRTRNMRGLPGTTGIGQVRYPTAGSASSEEEAQPFYVNAPFGIILAHNGNLTNWRQLKEEMFRVDRRHINTSSDSEVLLNVLAHELQLSSSGLQLDPAAVFKAVSGVHRRVHGSYAIVSLIAGYGLLAFRDPFGIRPLCLGKQETANGIEWMLASESVAIEGIGFEFVRDVAPGEAIFIDIEGNFHTQQCALNPSLNPCIFELVYLARPDSVLDGVPVYNARLRMGDYLAEKIQRELPGVEIDVVMPIPDSSRPAAMQVAARLGVEYREGFFKNRYVGRTFIMPGQAVRKKSVRQKLNAMGIEFKGKNVLIVDDSIVRGTTSHEIVQMARDAGANKVIFASAAPPVKFPNVYGIDMPTRGELVAHGRTNEEVAAMIGADHLVYQDVDALKQAVRDTNPMLKDFEASCFDGHYVTGDITPEYLDRIESARMTPSAQSDRDSASDELDGGTTRSQLHLQLSVE; encoded by the coding sequence ATGTGCGGCATCGTAGGTGTAGTTTCCCATTCCCCCGTCAATCAGCTGATTTATGACAGCCTGCTGCTGCTGCAGCATCGCGGCCAGGACGCAGCGGGCATTGCGACAGCGGATGGCAGCAATTTTCATATGCACAAGGCCAATGGCATGGTGCGCGACGTGTTCCGCACGCGCAACATGCGCGGCTTGCCTGGCACAACGGGTATCGGTCAGGTGCGCTATCCGACTGCCGGGTCGGCCTCCAGCGAAGAAGAAGCCCAGCCGTTCTACGTGAACGCGCCATTCGGCATCATCCTCGCTCACAACGGCAACCTGACCAACTGGCGGCAGCTCAAGGAAGAAATGTTCCGGGTCGACCGCCGTCACATCAACACCAGTTCCGATTCCGAAGTGCTGCTGAACGTGCTGGCGCACGAGCTGCAATTGTCTAGTTCGGGCTTGCAGCTTGATCCGGCGGCGGTGTTCAAGGCGGTGTCCGGGGTGCATCGGCGGGTCCACGGGTCGTATGCGATTGTGTCGCTGATTGCCGGTTATGGGCTGCTGGCGTTTCGTGACCCGTTCGGCATCCGGCCGCTGTGTCTGGGCAAGCAGGAAACCGCTAACGGCATCGAATGGATGCTGGCATCGGAATCGGTGGCGATTGAAGGGATTGGCTTCGAATTCGTGCGTGATGTGGCACCAGGCGAAGCCATTTTCATTGATATCGAAGGCAACTTTCACACGCAGCAATGCGCGCTGAATCCCAGCCTGAACCCGTGCATTTTTGAACTGGTGTATCTCGCCCGGCCTGATTCAGTGCTGGATGGCGTGCCGGTGTACAACGCACGGCTGCGCATGGGTGACTACCTTGCGGAAAAAATTCAGCGCGAGTTGCCCGGCGTTGAGATTGACGTCGTGATGCCGATTCCAGATTCGTCACGTCCTGCCGCCATGCAGGTGGCGGCCAGACTGGGGGTGGAATACCGCGAGGGATTTTTCAAAAACCGTTACGTGGGCCGCACCTTCATCATGCCTGGGCAGGCTGTGCGCAAGAAATCTGTGCGCCAGAAACTCAACGCGATGGGGATCGAATTCAAGGGCAAGAATGTGCTGATTGTCGATGACTCGATCGTGCGTGGCACCACTTCCCATGAAATCGTGCAGATGGCGCGCGATGCGGGAGCGAACAAGGTGATCTTTGCCTCCGCTGCGCCGCCCGTTAAATTCCCGAATGTTTATGGCATCGACATGCCGACGCGCGGCGAACTGGTGGCCCATGGCCGCACGAATGAAGAGGTGGCAGCGATGATCGGCGCGGATCATCTGGTGTATCAGGACGTCGATGCGCTGAAGCAGGCCGTGCGTGATACCAATCCGATGCTCAAGGACTTCGAGGCCTCGTGCTTTGACGGCCATTACGTCACCGGCGATATCACGCCCGAGTACCTGGACCGGATTGAAAGCGCTCGTATGACACCTTCCGCGCAATCCGACCGTGACTCCGCGAGCGACGAACTGGACGGCGGCACGACCCGCTCGCAACTGCATCTGCAACTGTCGGTGGAGTGA
- a CDS encoding DNA-methyltransferase: MQAEDGSAGPGQALPAGITLLNRNFLTDVVNLPDASIDLILADPPYGLGKDYGNDSDMRSGEDFLAWTRAWLELAIPKLKPSGSLYVFCTWQYAPEIFSFLKTQLTMVNEIIWDRRVPSMGGTTRRYTSVHDNIGFFAVSKAYYFDLDPIRIPYDAVTKKARSRKLFEGSKWLELGYNPKDVWSVSRLHRQHAERVDHPTQKPLEIIERMVLASCPPGGRVLDPFMGSGTTAVACARQQREFVGYEINESYCAIARERVNAVRRGERGEAGD, translated from the coding sequence ATGCAGGCTGAGGATGGCAGCGCTGGGCCTGGCCAGGCGCTGCCCGCAGGCATTACGCTGCTGAACCGCAATTTTCTGACTGATGTGGTGAATCTGCCGGATGCGTCGATTGACCTGATCCTGGCTGACCCGCCGTATGGGCTTGGCAAGGATTACGGCAACGATTCCGACATGCGTTCAGGCGAGGATTTTCTTGCGTGGACGCGGGCGTGGCTCGAGCTGGCGATTCCCAAGCTCAAGCCAAGTGGCTCGCTCTACGTGTTTTGCACCTGGCAGTACGCACCGGAAATCTTCAGCTTCCTGAAGACCCAGCTCACGATGGTGAATGAAATCATCTGGGACCGGCGCGTGCCGAGCATGGGCGGTACGACCCGGCGCTATACCTCAGTGCACGACAACATTGGTTTTTTTGCGGTGTCGAAAGCGTATTACTTCGATCTCGATCCGATCCGAATCCCCTACGATGCCGTCACAAAGAAGGCGCGTTCGCGTAAGTTGTTCGAAGGCAGCAAGTGGCTGGAGCTGGGCTATAACCCGAAGGATGTCTGGTCGGTGTCGCGCCTGCATCGTCAGCACGCCGAGCGGGTCGATCACCCCACGCAAAAACCACTCGAAATCATCGAACGCATGGTGCTGGCAAGCTGCCCGCCAGGCGGCCGTGTGCTCGATCCCTTCATGGGCAGTGGCACCACAGCGGTAGCCTGTGCGCGCCAGCAGCGCGAATTCGTCGGCTATGAAATTAACGAAAGTTATTGCGCGATAGCGCGTGAACGCGTCAATGCAGTTAGGCGAGGTGAACGAGGTGAGGCGGGCGACTGA
- the trpA gene encoding tryptophan synthase subunit alpha, with product MSRIKNTFAALAAQGKKGLIPFMTAGDPDPARTVEFMHALAAGGADVIELGVPFSDPMADGPVIQQSSERALARGTTLLRVLADVKRFRERNDTTPVVLMGYANPIERMGVEAFVVAARDAGVDGVLVVDYPPEESIEFAQHMRAAGLDPIFLLAPTSSVERIAAVGKIASGYVYYVSLKGVTGAANLDVASIAGKIPAIKAHVPLPVGVGFGIRDAQTARAVAEVSDAVVIGSRIVQLLEAAPPETAADTLTHFIAEVREAMDSLSPSQS from the coding sequence ATGTCCCGTATCAAGAACACATTTGCGGCTTTGGCCGCGCAGGGCAAGAAGGGCCTGATTCCCTTTATGACGGCGGGTGACCCAGACCCCGCGCGGACCGTCGAATTCATGCATGCACTGGCGGCCGGTGGTGCTGACGTGATTGAGCTGGGCGTGCCGTTCTCTGACCCGATGGCGGATGGGCCCGTGATTCAGCAATCGTCCGAACGCGCGCTGGCGCGCGGCACCACGCTGCTTCGTGTGCTGGCCGATGTGAAGCGCTTTCGTGAGCGCAACGACACCACTCCGGTGGTGCTGATGGGCTATGCCAACCCGATTGAACGCATGGGCGTTGAAGCCTTCGTGGTGGCGGCGCGGGACGCGGGGGTCGATGGTGTGCTGGTGGTGGATTACCCGCCCGAAGAATCCATCGAGTTTGCCCAGCATATGCGTGCGGCCGGGCTTGACCCGATTTTCCTGCTGGCACCTACTTCGAGCGTTGAACGGATCGCGGCAGTCGGCAAGATTGCGAGCGGTTATGTGTATTACGTTTCGCTCAAAGGCGTGACGGGCGCGGCAAATCTTGATGTAGCGAGCATCGCGGGTAAAATCCCGGCCATCAAGGCGCATGTGCCGCTCCCGGTGGGCGTTGGTTTTGGTATCCGTGACGCTCAGACAGCACGCGCGGTGGCGGAAGTTTCTGATGCCGTGGTGATCGGCAGCCGGATCGTGCAGTTGCTGGAAGCCGCACCGCCCGAGACTGCGGCGGACACGCTGACGCACTTTATTGCCGAAGTTCGTGAGGCCATGGATAGCCTTAGCCCATCACAATCTTAA
- the truA gene encoding tRNA pseudouridine(38-40) synthase TruA — MRIAFGVQYDGRPFRGWQSQRDGGTVQDELERALCAFAQTPLKTIVAGRTDTGVHGLGQVVHIDTELERTEFSWVRGTNTFLPETIAVQWAKPMPEPFHARFSAFERTYFYVLHVSAVRSAMLAGLSGWVHTPLDLDAMRAAAACLIGEHDFSAFRSSQCQAKTPVKQMHQIDIRQQGSFIHFRFRANAFLHHMVRNLMGCLVAVGRGRYPVEWLSEVLASRERHLAAPTFMPDGLYLAQVGYPEKFAVPAATLASVPWGVVWSDPATS, encoded by the coding sequence ATGCGTATCGCATTTGGCGTTCAGTACGATGGCCGTCCGTTTCGCGGCTGGCAGTCTCAGCGCGACGGCGGCACGGTGCAAGATGAGCTGGAGCGTGCGCTGTGCGCCTTCGCGCAGACGCCGTTGAAGACAATCGTCGCGGGGCGCACCGATACCGGCGTGCATGGCTTGGGTCAGGTGGTTCATATTGATACTGAGCTTGAGCGCACTGAGTTTTCCTGGGTGCGTGGCACCAACACCTTTTTGCCTGAGACGATTGCCGTGCAGTGGGCCAAGCCTATGCCTGAGCCGTTTCACGCCCGGTTCTCTGCATTCGAGCGCACCTATTTCTACGTGCTGCACGTCAGCGCGGTGCGCTCGGCGATGCTGGCGGGGCTGTCTGGCTGGGTGCATACGCCGTTAGATCTCGATGCGATGCGCGCGGCGGCCGCTTGTCTGATTGGCGAGCATGATTTTTCAGCCTTTCGTTCGTCCCAATGTCAGGCCAAAACGCCGGTCAAGCAGATGCATCAAATTGATATCCGCCAGCAGGGCAGCTTTATCCATTTTCGTTTCCGGGCGAATGCGTTTTTGCATCACATGGTGCGTAATCTGATGGGCTGTCTGGTCGCAGTTGGCCGTGGGCGCTATCCGGTCGAGTGGCTTTCCGAGGTGCTGGCGAGCCGCGAGCGGCATCTCGCGGCTCCGACGTTTATGCCTGATGGCCTGTATCTAGCTCAGGTCGGCTATCCTGAAAAATTCGCGGTTCCCGCTGCTACGCTCGCAAGCGTGCCGTGGGGCGTGGTCTGGAGCGATCCTGCAACATCATGA
- a CDS encoding SPOR domain-containing protein translates to MGLFSSSKKDGESVRRGNRTGGGSDARSERVERRTRRTDAASEADAMLLDPTLPEKQRARRRLVGAIALVVAAVVILPMVLDSHPKPVTADIAIDIPSRPAAKAVAAEEAQAASDDSAADTEPGTGPQALDEAASSSATPGSSRTSSPHTSPAVVSPDANAHPANASSAAPAKSATKATPQTDPGTPVSPPGSRFAVQLGSFPDEASARDWATRLKAAGVPAYIERRKQADGSTRTLLRAGPFADRAAASAVIAKVRAAGLTLGGNNEAAR, encoded by the coding sequence ATGGGACTTTTCTCCTCCAGCAAGAAAGACGGCGAGTCTGTCCGGCGCGGCAACCGCACTGGCGGTGGCTCGGACGCACGTAGTGAGCGTGTCGAGCGGCGTACCCGGCGAACCGATGCAGCAAGCGAAGCTGATGCCATGCTGCTCGATCCCACCCTCCCTGAAAAGCAGCGTGCGCGGCGGCGTCTGGTTGGTGCCATTGCGCTGGTCGTCGCGGCCGTGGTGATCTTGCCGATGGTGCTCGATTCCCATCCGAAGCCAGTTACCGCAGATATCGCCATTGATATTCCCAGCCGTCCAGCGGCCAAAGCCGTAGCAGCCGAAGAAGCCCAAGCCGCTAGCGACGACAGCGCCGCCGATACTGAACCGGGCACCGGGCCGCAAGCGCTCGATGAGGCGGCAAGCAGCTCAGCTACCCCGGGCTCCTCCCGAACTTCCTCACCTCACACTTCTCCGGCTGTGGTTTCGCCTGATGCGAATGCCCACCCGGCGAACGCGTCTTCAGCTGCACCAGCCAAGTCCGCTACAAAAGCCACTCCTCAAACCGATCCGGGTACGCCCGTATCGCCACCGGGCAGCCGTTTTGCGGTGCAACTCGGTTCATTTCCTGACGAAGCGAGCGCCCGCGACTGGGCCACCAGGCTCAAGGCGGCAGGCGTCCCCGCTTATATCGAGCGCCGCAAACAGGCGGATGGTTCGACCCGGACCCTGTTGCGCGCAGGCCCTTTTGCCGATCGCGCAGCAGCTTCCGCTGTCATTGCCAAGGTTCGTGCAGCGGGTTTGACGCTAGGCGGGAATAACGAGGCAGCACGGTAA
- a CDS encoding phosphoribosylanthranilate isomerase, translating to MSQHFTSPADGHSANPAHPASAAPSLRRTRIKLCGLSKPADVACAAELGADAIGLVFYPPSPRALSVAQALELVREVPPFIALVGLFVNAAPAWIREVTAAIPLNVLQFHGDETPEQCASLAHQAGLPWLRALRVAADTRQADLLESALNYSAASGLLFDTHVEGYGGGGKVFDWSLIPAELAPRAVLSGGLNAQNVSEAIHRVRPYAVDVSSGIELAGAKGVKDHARMAAFVRAVRAADAD from the coding sequence ATGAGTCAGCATTTCACTTCTCCAGCGGATGGCCATTCCGCTAACCCTGCTCATCCGGCCTCCGCTGCGCCGTCGCTGCGCCGCACCAGGATCAAGCTGTGCGGTTTGTCGAAGCCCGCTGACGTGGCCTGTGCGGCTGAACTTGGCGCGGACGCGATTGGTCTCGTGTTCTACCCGCCCAGCCCACGTGCTCTTAGCGTGGCTCAGGCGCTTGAACTGGTGCGCGAGGTGCCCCCCTTTATTGCGCTGGTGGGGCTTTTTGTGAATGCGGCACCTGCATGGATTCGAGAAGTGACGGCAGCGATTCCGTTGAACGTATTGCAGTTTCATGGCGATGAAACGCCGGAGCAATGCGCGTCGCTTGCACACCAGGCCGGTTTGCCCTGGTTGCGCGCGTTACGCGTCGCGGCCGATACCCGGCAAGCTGATTTGCTAGAATCCGCGCTTAACTATTCAGCTGCCAGCGGCCTTTTGTTCGATACCCATGTCGAAGGCTATGGCGGCGGCGGGAAGGTCTTCGATTGGTCACTTATTCCAGCAGAACTCGCGCCTCGGGCCGTTTTGAGTGGTGGGTTGAACGCGCAAAACGTCAGTGAAGCCATTCATCGTGTGCGCCCGTATGCGGTCGATGTCTCCAGCGGCATCGAACTGGCGGGTGCGAAGGGCGTGAAAGATCACGCCCGGATGGCAGCATTTGTGCGCGCGGTGCGCGCCGCAGATGCGGATTAA
- the accD gene encoding acetyl-CoA carboxylase, carboxyltransferase subunit beta: MSWLDKLLPPKIKQTDPKSRKSIPEGLWIKCPSCEAVLYRNDVEANLHVCPKCEHHMRIGARERLDGLLDPEGRYEIGQEILPVDALKFKDSRKYPDRLKDAIEDTGETDAMVVMGGAIHTLPVVVACFEFSFMGGSMGSVVGERFARGAQNALEQQVPFICFTASGGARMQESLLSLLQMAKTTAMLTKLSDAKLPFISVLTDPTMGGVSASFAFLGDVVIAEPKALIGFAGPRVIEQTVREKLPEGFQRAEFLLTKGAVDMIVDRRQLRAELAQLMALLTRQPADAVA, translated from the coding sequence ATGAGCTGGCTCGATAAACTGCTACCGCCGAAGATCAAGCAAACTGATCCGAAAAGTCGCAAAAGCATTCCGGAAGGGTTGTGGATCAAATGCCCGTCGTGTGAGGCGGTGCTGTACCGCAACGACGTTGAAGCCAACCTGCATGTTTGCCCGAAGTGCGAGCATCACATGCGAATTGGTGCCCGTGAGCGGCTTGATGGCCTGCTTGATCCCGAAGGGCGTTACGAAATTGGTCAGGAAATCCTGCCGGTCGATGCGCTGAAATTCAAAGATAGCCGCAAGTATCCCGACCGCTTGAAAGACGCCATCGAAGACACCGGCGAAACCGATGCGATGGTGGTGATGGGTGGAGCGATTCACACTTTGCCGGTGGTGGTGGCCTGCTTCGAGTTTTCGTTTATGGGCGGCTCAATGGGGTCTGTCGTGGGCGAGCGCTTTGCCCGCGGTGCCCAAAACGCGCTTGAGCAGCAAGTGCCTTTCATCTGCTTCACCGCGTCAGGCGGCGCGCGGATGCAGGAGAGTTTGCTGTCGCTGCTGCAGATGGCGAAAACCACCGCAATGCTGACCAAGCTGTCGGACGCCAAATTGCCGTTTATCTCCGTGCTGACTGATCCGACGATGGGTGGGGTATCGGCGAGCTTCGCCTTCCTTGGCGATGTGGTGATTGCTGAGCCGAAAGCGCTGATTGGTTTTGCCGGCCCGCGCGTGATTGAACAGACCGTGCGGGAGAAGCTGCCGGAAGGCTTCCAGCGCGCTGAATTCCTGCTGACTAAAGGCGCGGTGGACATGATCGTTGACCGCCGCCAGTTGCGCGCTGAACTGGCACAACTGATGGCGCTGTTGACGCGCCAGCCTGCTGACGCTGTTGCCTGA
- a CDS encoding O-succinylhomoserine sulfhydrylase: MDDSLNFDTLAVRSGTLRSEFNEHSEAIFLTSSFCFTSAAEAAERFKNSEDFYTYSRFTNPTVTMFQDRLAALEGGEACMATASGMSAIMSVVMSALQAGDHLVSSRSLFGSTLGMFSQIFTRFGITTTFVDPTDLNAWKAAVQPETKMFFLETPSNPLTEIADIEAIGKIAKQVNALFVVDNCFCSPALQQPLKLGADVVMHSATKFLDGQGRVLGGALVGSRQFIMEKVFPFVRSAGPTLSAFNAWVLLKGMETLSLRVERQSANALEIARWLEAHPAVKRVFYPGLESHPQYAIAQRQQKAGGAIVSFELHGDSPEAQRANAWRVIDGTKICSITGNLGDTRTTITHPATTTHGRIAAEVREAAGITEGLVRLAVGLESPSDIRADLQRGLGAG, from the coding sequence ATGGACGACTCTCTTAATTTCGATACTCTCGCTGTTCGCTCCGGCACGTTGCGCAGCGAATTCAATGAGCATTCCGAAGCCATTTTCCTGACGTCGAGCTTCTGTTTTACCAGCGCCGCTGAAGCGGCTGAGCGTTTTAAAAATTCCGAAGATTTCTACACCTACTCGCGCTTTACGAATCCCACCGTGACGATGTTTCAAGACCGTCTGGCCGCGCTCGAAGGCGGTGAGGCCTGCATGGCGACGGCCTCGGGTATGAGCGCGATCATGTCGGTGGTGATGTCGGCGTTGCAGGCGGGCGATCATCTGGTGAGCTCGCGCAGCCTGTTCGGTTCAACGCTGGGGATGTTTTCGCAGATCTTCACCCGCTTTGGCATCACGACCACCTTTGTCGATCCCACCGATCTGAACGCGTGGAAAGCCGCCGTGCAGCCTGAAACCAAAATGTTCTTTCTTGAAACTCCGTCCAATCCGCTGACTGAAATCGCGGATATCGAGGCGATTGGCAAGATTGCGAAACAGGTGAATGCGCTGTTCGTCGTCGATAACTGTTTTTGCAGCCCGGCTTTACAGCAGCCGCTGAAGCTCGGTGCTGACGTGGTGATGCATTCCGCGACCAAGTTTCTGGATGGTCAGGGCCGGGTGCTGGGCGGTGCGCTGGTGGGCTCGCGCCAGTTCATCATGGAGAAAGTGTTTCCGTTCGTGCGCAGCGCGGGCCCTACGTTGTCAGCGTTTAACGCGTGGGTGCTGTTGAAGGGTATGGAGACCTTGTCGTTACGGGTTGAGCGGCAGTCCGCGAATGCGCTGGAAATCGCGCGCTGGCTCGAAGCGCATCCGGCGGTCAAGCGTGTGTTTTATCCGGGGCTCGAATCACATCCGCAATATGCGATTGCCCAGCGTCAGCAAAAAGCGGGCGGCGCGATTGTGTCGTTCGAGCTGCATGGCGATAGCCCCGAGGCGCAGCGTGCGAATGCATGGCGTGTGATCGACGGCACGAAAATCTGTTCGATTACCGGCAATCTGGGCGATACCCGCACCACGATCACGCATCCCGCGACCACGACACATGGCCGCATCGCGGCGGAGGTGCGTGAGGCGGCGGGGATTACCGAGGGGCTGGTGCGGCTGGCGGTTGGGCTGGAAAGCCCAAGTGATATCCGGGCTGACTTGCAACGCGGCCTGGGTGCTGGGTAA
- a CDS encoding CvpA family protein produces the protein MLTLFDYAVMAVIGLSALRGTWRGFLSEIFGLIGWVAAFLLACHFVGWVVPFIPATWPGGALTQWLVAFALIVIGVVLVAGVANALLGRLVQATGLSGVDRSLGLMFGFVRGVVLVLILVAVAGLTELPQQTFWQNALLRPYAEQGVHELKPLLPDTLGAYIRM, from the coding sequence ATGTTGACGCTCTTCGACTACGCTGTAATGGCGGTCATTGGTTTATCGGCGTTACGTGGCACGTGGCGCGGTTTTCTCTCAGAGATTTTTGGCCTGATTGGCTGGGTGGCGGCGTTTTTATTGGCCTGCCATTTTGTCGGTTGGGTGGTGCCATTTATTCCGGCCACGTGGCCAGGCGGCGCATTAACTCAATGGCTGGTTGCTTTCGCGCTGATCGTAATTGGCGTGGTGCTAGTGGCTGGCGTGGCCAACGCATTGCTCGGCCGGCTGGTTCAGGCCACGGGTTTGAGCGGCGTCGACCGCTCACTGGGTTTGATGTTTGGCTTTGTGCGAGGAGTAGTGCTGGTGCTGATTCTGGTCGCCGTTGCGGGCCTGACTGAATTACCCCAGCAAACCTTCTGGCAAAACGCGTTGTTGCGGCCCTATGCCGAACAAGGTGTGCATGAACTGAAACCGCTGCTACCCGATACCCTCGGTGCCTATATCCGTATGTAG
- the folC gene encoding bifunctional tetrahydrofolate synthase/dihydrofolate synthase, which yields MPDARTFPPAFPTLEAWLAHLESAHPVGIDMGLTRIGRVRDALQLDFACPVITVGGTNGKGSTCAMLEAILLAAGYTVGCHTSPHLLSFNERARVNGQMASDADLLPHFAAVEAARLSLPEPVSLTYFEFTTLAIMHLFAARGLDAVIFEVGLGGRLDAVNLLDTDCAIITSIDIDHTEYLGETRELIAAEKAGIFRPGKPAICADPLPPQSLIDYAQSIGAELWLFGRDFRYEGQAGSERQQWSYIGPTLRRSALAYPALRGANQLINTSAALAGLEALRERLPVSAQDIRLGLARVELPGRFQVLPGKPSVVLDVGHNPHAAAVLGQNLGNMGFFPYTYAVFGAMRDKDLAGVIAHLKGEIDHWCVTALPTTRAATAAELENALHDAGVNPKADETNGSIKGFASPAEAFQDALSRASENDRIVVFGSFHTVAGVMAYRKSQQN from the coding sequence TTGCCTGATGCCCGAACTTTCCCCCCCGCTTTTCCGACGCTTGAGGCGTGGCTGGCTCATCTGGAATCGGCGCATCCGGTTGGCATAGATATGGGCCTGACGCGTATCGGGCGCGTGCGCGATGCACTTCAGCTTGATTTCGCCTGCCCGGTCATCACGGTTGGCGGCACGAATGGCAAAGGATCGACCTGCGCCATGCTCGAAGCGATTTTGCTGGCGGCGGGCTATACCGTGGGCTGCCATACCTCGCCGCATTTGTTGTCGTTTAACGAGCGGGCCCGGGTGAATGGGCAAATGGCGAGCGATGCCGATTTGCTACCGCATTTCGCCGCCGTGGAAGCGGCCCGGTTGAGCCTGCCTGAGCCCGTGTCACTGACGTATTTCGAATTTACGACGCTGGCGATCATGCATCTTTTCGCTGCGCGCGGGCTGGACGCGGTGATCTTCGAAGTGGGGCTGGGCGGGCGGCTGGACGCGGTGAATTTGCTGGATACCGATTGCGCGATCATCACCAGCATCGACATCGACCACACCGAATATCTCGGTGAAACACGTGAGCTGATTGCGGCTGAGAAGGCGGGCATTTTCCGCCCGGGCAAACCGGCGATCTGCGCCGATCCTTTGCCGCCACAGTCACTGATTGACTATGCGCAAAGCATCGGTGCCGAACTATGGCTCTTCGGGCGCGACTTTCGTTACGAAGGGCAGGCTGGTAGCGAGCGCCAGCAATGGAGCTATATCGGCCCGACGTTGCGGCGCTCCGCGCTGGCCTATCCCGCGCTGCGTGGTGCGAATCAATTAATTAATACTTCGGCGGCGCTGGCGGGGCTCGAAGCGCTGCGTGAGCGTTTGCCGGTATCGGCCCAGGACATTCGTCTGGGACTGGCGCGGGTGGAGTTGCCGGGGCGTTTTCAGGTGTTGCCTGGCAAGCCGTCAGTGGTACTGGACGTTGGGCATAATCCGCATGCTGCTGCGGTGCTGGGTCAAAATCTCGGCAATATGGGGTTCTTTCCGTACACCTACGCAGTATTTGGTGCCATGCGTGACAAAGACCTCGCCGGTGTGATTGCACATCTGAAGGGTGAAATAGACCACTGGTGTGTCACCGCGTTGCCAACCACGCGTGCGGCCACGGCGGCCGAACTCGAAAATGCGCTGCATGATGCTGGTGTTAACCCGAAGGCCGACGAGACGAATGGCAGCATCAAGGGTTTCGCATCGCCGGCGGAGGCTTTTCAGGATGCGCTAAGCCGGGCGTCTGAAAATGATAGAATCGTCGTTTTCGGCAGTTTCCATACGGTAGCGGGTGTCATGGCCTACCGTAAATCGCAGCAAAATTAA